The DNA sequence AGCGCATAGCATCACAGAACACATCTTTATTGCATCCGTCTCAAAGAAGTCCGGCATATAGAAATGCGTACTTTTGGATTCGTTGAACCCACTGTGCCCTCGGTTCCTCGCCCTATCCCGAACGACCTCCCTTGGCCTCTTTTTAACAAGAACGTCTAAGGCAGTTGTATAGTCCCAGCTATATGGTTGTCGCCTCCGAAGCAAGTGTGGTAGCATCGGCTACTTCAGTCTCAAGCCCAGGATTATGAATGCATATACCCTACATGATGACCCTAATCATACACTGTCAGTcataccaccaccataAGCACCGCCAAGTACCTAATAATGACGCCTAAAATGGAGTTTATAATAGATCAGACCGCcttatcatcattttcgTCACGTCCTTGAACCGCAtatttctcttcctccttttcttcttccttatGCTTATTCTCGGACAATTTTCCGCGCTTATCACCTTTCCCGATCGTGCCCATTCCTTTGAGCGCGATCAGAGCAATAACCAGGGCGGTAAAACTCATTGCGGCCGCAAGCCAGAACGCGGCGTGTAAACCTGTCAACTGAGCTTCAGTCTCATCTTTCCCTGCCCTAAGAGCCTTTTGATTCTCAACGTTGGAAATGACAGACGTCACTGCCAAACCGAAGGATCCACCGAGTTGAATAAGTGTTTGGAAAAGTGCCCCGGCAACGGACTGTTCGTCTGGAAGCGCAAGTGCTGCGACAAAGATGAGGCTTGTAGCCATAAGGCTTTACGATGGTTTTAGCTAAATCTTTTCATTGCAAAGAATGGGTAGGCGTACAAATCAGCACCCATGACAGATAGCCACATGGCGTTAAATGGTAATCTCCAGTAAAGCGTGTCTTTTTGAGACAAAGCCATCAACAGATTAGCTATTCTTTTTGCATGTTAGTTCATGCTGTTCCAGGTTTATAACTGGTACTCACCCTGTTGCCAAAAGTCCAGTGCAAACCAGATACTGCGTCTTAACTTTGCTGACTAGGAATGCAACGAGAACATTACAGAGGATACCCGAAACTGATGTGGGCAAAAAACGAAGCATAGCACCAACAGCACCGGTTCCTTGTACTTGCTGGTAAAACAATGTAGTGTGATAGAACAAGGACTAAAAAGTCTGGTCAGCTAGCGTCTTCAAACacttttctccatctcgatTGCAGATACACACTGTGAATCCCATCCAAGCGACGAAACCAATAAAATAGACTGATGCGAGCCTCCCCTTAGCTCGGGTCCATAGTTGAAGACGCATGAGAGGAGGACGGGTGGTGTTATTAATGATATACCTTTcccaaaagaagaatgccACCACGAGAAAGAAGCCGATGATTAAAAGTGCAAGTACATCTGTCAACGATCAGTCAGTCCATAATTTGCCACATATATGTTCGTTACGCACAGCTGGTCTTCCACCCATTCGGTGCATTTTCACCGTCGCTGACGGCGAAAAGCAAGAATATTAAACCCACAGTCACCAAAACGGCGCCTATCCAGTCAACACGGCGATCGCTCGAATGAGAGCCATCATTGGGAATCAGAAAGAATGCACAGATGGAAACCGCAAAAGCCAGGCCGGCTACACAGTAGAGAGCGCCGCGCCACGTATTCTTGACATAAGATGTGAAGAGACCTCCGAGAATTAAACCGAGAGCGCCACCAACAGGGGCACcagcagagaaagaagcaaaCGCCGTAGATCGCGCTCGACCTGTGAATGTGTGTGCGATGATACCAACCGCGCTTGGAGTGCTGTAGAGAATTAGCTCAAAAAATTGTGGCAAGCTGTGTGTCATGGCACTAACCTCATGGAGGCCCCGCACCCCGCTAAAGCTCTAGTGATGACCAGGGCCGctccattcttcatgaAACCTCCGACTAGCGTCCAGATAGAATACCAAACCACTCCTACCAGGAAgacttttttccttccatgAATGTCCGCTAACCTTCCACTCAATAAGAGAAAACATCCGTTGGTCAAGGTATAAGCGGAAGTTATCCACTGCAGGTCGGACTCAGACATGCCGAGATCTGTCTGGATGGTGGGAAGGGCTATATTGAGGGTTTGTTGACCAGCGGAAGACATACACATTGTGAATGTAAGAATAGCGGAGATAGCTATTAGATGGGGGGTGGATAGCCGAGCTGGACCGGAGTGTTCTATTGTTGCTGTCTTGGACGGCAAACCCTGAAGAGTTTGGAGAGCGGGCTCTTCTTGGATACCTCTCTCTTGCCTTGATTCGTTCGAAGCACAAGAGTTGATGTTTGTTCCCAGAGTAGATGTCTTTTCCAAATTTACCTCTCCAGACGTCGTTGCTGATTGTGACTCATACAGAGTCGTAGACGAAGGATCTGGCGGCAAAGAAACCTGCCTGGAAGTGGTCGCAAGCCCCTCGGCCCTTGGGGCCAAAGCCTCAATTGAGAATTGACCTTGAAAGGGGGGTATTATACCGGACATTGGCGCATAGACTGCCAGTATAGAGTTATGGAATGCgtggggaaaggaaagactGAGCTGATGCTTCGCAAGAGGTCACTTGAGTTTATTAGATAAGAAAATTAGAGGCCGATCCGGTAAAAGGCCGCAGTGTATTGTTATTAAAAACTATTCATTACAGCAGTTACCGAGCCTTACTTATTTATTACCGGCGCGGCGTGGTGGCGAGTGGTTATGAGACTGATTCTAGAAACATTTATTGTGAGGCTGATAACCGATTCTCGCGTCCACAATCACTCGACGTTCGACTTCTTGATACACCCACGCAGTACGAGTATGATAGTCTTGTTCTCTCTGCTGCTCTTCCGTGCACATCCTTTGTGAACTTGACTAGCAATGGCCCCACCCGCAAAGCCTGCTTCAACGCCAAAGCGCAAACCATTCACTCCCAAGCCTCCCCGACCAGCAGAGGAACGCTTGCCTAAACTCTATCGTGCCTTGACGGACCAAGTGGATGATGGGTATTTTGAAAACGCCATCAAAACCTGTAAGAAGAGTGAGTTTTTCCCAAGAGTTGGTCTGCGAAGCTTGATGCTAATGATTTTTTCTCTCAGTTTTGACCCTTGACGCCTCAAGCCGAACTGCTTTCCAGACCCTTTTGTTCCTGCACCTTCAAACCGATGATTACACCTCCGCGCTCTCGCTTCTCGACCATCCGTCTCATGAAGAATCACTTGGTTTTGAAAGAGCATATTGCTTATACAGACTCCAtagagagaaagaggcaCTGGAAGTCTTGAAGGGGTTGAGTGAGAAGGGCCGTAAGATAGACCATCTAGAGGCGCAAATCGTGAGTAACCTGATAAGATCCATCGAATTAGCGTTTTTGACCTACGATGTAGTTATATCGTCTAGGCGAGTACAGCCAGGCGCAAGAAATTTACGAGGGAATGCTTGCCGACTGCGATGTTGTGAGTGTCATGAGTGTCATTGATTTGTAGGCTAACTCGACAAAAGTCATCCCCAGAACATGCTGATATTGTCACCAACCTATCCGCTACCACAGCGCACCTCGACTTCGACACTCACGGATACCATTCCCACCTCTCCACTACGGTCTCCTCTACATCCCAAACCCCGATGAACACTGCAGACCTTGAGAACATTGTGCCTTCTTTGCCTACTGGCTGGTCATCGGGTGGTCTGGCAGCTACAGTGGAAAAGAAAACGGCAACAGTCAAGGCGccggaagagaagaatgaaagaagCAGGCCCAGGCATAAGTTACCTAAGGGGGCTGTTGCTGGAAAGGAATTCACAGAAGATGTACGTCTGTCTTTTATTGAGGCCAGTTCGCTGATTGTATTGGTTTTCCAACCCTTCTGCGccacttccacctcccTACTGCTGAAATTCAACTATCTTCGGCGACTCATGCGCCAACAGCCCGAAAGGTGGATCCCTCTTCGCCAGAGATTGTCATACATTACTGCTCagagcaaaaagaagggcGCCAAGGAGAGTATGGGTACGGGCTTCACGCAGGGAAGTACTGGCGGCCACTCTGGAGGCagtggcggcggcggaaagaacaagaaagGTAAAAGGAAATAATGACTGTGGCCCTGCCATGTAGCATGTAGGAGTGCAATGAAACTTGGCAAAACTAGCGCCGgttcttccatcaaaccGAATTCCGTCATCCGAGCCataaataaaaaagaagggggaAGAATTACACCTATTAGCTTCAACCCTATAAACCTCCTTTCCCATGAGCCCATAGCTGACAAATGACGGTTAGCTAGCAACTGGTTCACCAAATTTTGTGTACTACTGCACGCGCGTATGGCGACTGATTTCTGTGCACAAGATCCATCAGTTTACCGCCATCAAATTTGGCTTCCACCACATACGTCATCAGCACTCCCACTTCGAGTTCCACTGGCAGTGAGGAAGGTGGAATCAGCACGGATACAGTTTGCCATCCACACCGCCGTCGCTCTTCCTACCAGCTGGCCAACCACCCTCGCATTGACTTCCTCACCGTTTAAGCTGGAAATTAAAGACGCGATTCTTGGTCCCAAGAACCGTGCGCGATAGACTTGATTTCAGGACCTGACCCATCACCCATCCTTTGGAACCCGTGTGAGTTTTCAGTCCAGTCAGCCAGCAGGACGCTATAAAACCCtgtccacttccatctatctcctccctcctccccatcatccacttcttcacctttattctctttttcctgaCCTTTTTCCTCACCCACCAAAGTGCACATTCATTATCTCATTACGCTCGTTTTATAGCTCCAGCTGCTCTTTTAGACACTTTATCTCAACTGCATTTAACAGCTTCCTACCTGCCATCGCCCGAAAATCCGCCATCCAATAACCTGGCAATGTCTCATTCACCAAGTgcttctcctcgtcttAGACCATTTGCCATTCCTATTAGGAAGCCTGAAGAGACTAGCAATCTGTGAGTACAGTCTAAAGGATCACCTCTTCGGCGTGCTACAGATGGAAAATTCTGAAACTTGTGCAGCCAAGCGTTGCCCATTGATGACAGGAACGATGACACCGGGTGTGTCAAGGTATGTACTTCCTGCATGCAGGGTCCATACTTAGGAACCGATTTGGCCTTTCTACAGACAAGACCCCAGGAGGAATCCTGTCATGCTCCAATACCTCCTGAGCCCTGTTCACCTGACCTGTCCAAGCTCAAAGTCACCGATGACGAAGAAATTTCCCCCACCCGAGTGCAGGTAAGTATGCTACTACTTGACAGTTCAGTTCCTGACTAGCTCCATCAGAACTTGTGGTCTACTccaagcaagaagaaggaaggtgaggTCATCCAGCTGCAATTGCCAAGCTCTACTAATCGGATTCATAGAATGGACTTATCAAACCCCTCGCCGTTTTTCCCTCGCCAGCACGCCCTCTACTACACCGGGGTTGACCAGTACACCCTTTACCTCCCGGTCTTCTTTCACCGCCGATTCGAATAACACGCCTCATACTCCCTACACCCCAGGGTTTGTCGGATATCGGCGACACTCTGATAGTAGTGATGAGCTCAGTTGTCTTTCAGGAAAAGTCAGCACCTCCGCAGGGCATTCAATTGAGACCTTGGGAAGATATCTGCTCGTGAGCATCATGTCACCTGAGATTGATTGGTTGATATGACTCACCTTTCCATCCAGATTACTCAGGTGCCGAATGAGGTTAGCGAATTTGAATTTCGGGACATGATTCAGGCAAGTCTATCTTTATTCTAGATAGAGAAGAGGCTTATCCATTGGGTAGAGTATGGCAGACTTCAAAGCCCTCATCGTAAAGCATCTAAAAAGTAAAGGTTGCGTGAGTTCACAAGCTGTGTCGTccatttcatcatctgacTTCCCGTCTGCGCAGATCATCATCGTTTTCTACGACCTTAGACAGAACCTCAAGGTTTACGAACGGCTTCAGGAAGGTCCGGTCACCATCGGGGTAGCACATCCTATGGTCCAGCTTCAATGTATGCCAGTCTCCAGAGATGTGGTCGAGACTGTAAGTTAGAGTGAATAATAAGAAAGCTAAGGTTAATTAAATGTAGGTCACTGGTCATGGAGGAGCGTGGGATCAAGTTTGGAAGACTTCTGAGTCAACCATCAAGATTGAGATCAAGGGCGGGCATCCTGTAACTACAGAAGTCATGGAGGTGCGTATATCTATCCGATGTCAAGCCTGTGCTTCGATTCACAAATCTCAGAACGTTATGCAATCGATAGGAGACGTTCGCCAGATTGACCCCATTGGTTATGACGGGCGAGAGTTCGCTGTCGATTTTTACGATACTCGTGATGCGGCACAGTCTATCACGGACCTTAATGGCCGCACTGCTGGACAGGCCCTGCTATGTGTTGATTACCATGATCATAGAGATAAAGAATATCTTTATTCCCGACCTTCAAATAACCGAGCATTCTCCTTGGGGTCTGCGGCCTACATTCCTGGTTGTCTGAGCGCGTCCCGGCTAGAGTCGACTTCATCGGATGCCTTCAACCTGACTCGTATCGCAGACGGCAATTCAGACTTGCGCACGCCCTCCAACATGGCCCTCAATACACTCAGAACAGATgacttcttttcttctcatccctcttctttgacaCCGTCGAAGCAAAGTGTTGCAGCTCCAGATTTCGCCTGTAGCACGTCTCCCTCCTGGTCTCTTGACAAATCGTTTTTCGATTATGAAACCCCTCCTCGCATCTTGTCCCTATCAAGAAGGCTTTCCGAGGCTGGTACTGTACAAGGTCTTGTTAACCGCGCGGATATGGCGGCAAGAGCAAGGCAGAAGCAAGGCTTAGGTGGCCATTGGGACGCTAACGATCGTAAAGCTATTCCGGAGCAAAATAGAGTATTCCCCGAGAGGATTATGGCCGGTGAAGTAATTACTTTAGGCCTAAGTCAACAGTTACTGACGAATTTTCATCAAGGTCTGGACAGTCGCACCACAGTAATGGTAAAAGATGTCCCCGTGAGTCCCAATAGACCCTGCTTTGATAATGCTAAACCGAAACAGAACAAATTATCTCGACAAGAGCTGGTTGATATTCTTAATCGAGTTGTTCCGGGCGAATTCGACTTTGTATACCTGCGCTTTGACTTCAAGAATTGTTGCAATGTAAGTCCAGAGCCGTATGTCGAAATATGCTTCACATGTGGCTAAGTGTACTGCAGGTGGGGTATGCGTTCGTCAATTTTTGCTCTGTCCAGTCACTTTTGCGTTTCATTCAAGCGCGGGTAGGGAAAAAATGGAACTTGTTTTCCAGTGAGAAGGTCCTCCAAGTGCGTCGCAGTTTCTTGCTCGTTGCCTCTACTTACTTGTCCTGAAAGGTATCGTACGCGGACATACAGTAATAATTGACGCGTTCACGTATAATAAGTAAGCTGACAAGATTTCTGATCACAGGGGGAAATTGGCCCTTATCAATAAGTTTAGGTGGGTATTGCTGATTTTGCCTGAACTACTATCTACTCCTCGTGGTGTGGATATAGGCTCTGACGGGGCATTTTACAGAAATTCTGCCGTAATGGGTGTCATTGAGCCTTGGCGCCCTCAAATATTCTATTCCAGTGGAACATTGAAGGGTCAACCGGTAGGCAATCCGTTGATCTACTCGCATCTTCACCTCACTGACAGTTACTATCAGGAACCTTTTCCCGATGTAGGGTGAAAATATGACTTACCGATGATACGTCAGCTAATTA is a window from the Cryptococcus neoformans var. neoformans JEC21 chromosome 2 sequence genome containing:
- a CDS encoding efflux protein, putative, with product MSGIIPPFQGQFSIEALAPRAEGLATTSRQVSLPPDPSSTTLYESQSATTSGEVNLEKTSTLGTNINSCASNESRQERGIQEEPALQTLQGLPSKTATIEHSGPARLSTPHLIAISAILTFTMCMSSAGQQTLNIALPTIQTDLGMSESDLQWITSAYTLTNGCFLLLSGRLADIHGRKKVFLVGVVWYSIWTLVGGFMKNGAALVITRALAGCGASMSTPSAVGIIAHTFTGRARSTAFASFSAGAPVGGALGLILGGLFTSYVKNTWRGALYCVAGLAFAVSICAFFLIPNDGSHSSDRRVDWIGAVLVTVGLIFLLFAVSDGENAPNGWKTSYVLALLIIGFFLVVAFFFWERYIINNTTRPPLMRLQLWTRAKGRLASVYFIGFVAWMGFTSLFYHTTLFYQQVQGTGAVGAMLRFLPTSVSGILCNVLVAFLVSKVKTQYLVCTGLLATGIANLLMALSQKDTLYWRLPFNAMWLSVMGADFLMATSLIFVAALALPDEQSVAGALFQTLIQLGGSFGLAVTSVISNVENQKALRAGKDETEAQLTGLHAAFWLAAAMSFTALVIALIALKGMGTIGKGDKRGKLSENKHKEEEKEEEKYAVQGRDENDDKAV
- a CDS encoding expressed protein, which produces MAPPAKPASTPKRKPFTPKPPRPAEERLPKLYRALTDQVDDGYFENAIKTCKKILTLDASSRTAFQTLLFLHLQTDDYTSALSLLDHPSHEESLGFERAYCLYRLHREKEALEVLKGLSEKGRKIDHLEAQILYRLGEYSQAQEIYEGMLADCDVSSPEHADIVTNLSATTAHLDFDTHGYHSHLSTTVSSTSQTPMNTADLENIVPSLPTGWSSGGLAATVEKKTATVKAPEEKNERSRPRHKLPKGAVAGKEFTEDPERWIPLRQRLSYITAQSKKKGAKESMGTGFTQGSTGGHSGGSGGGGKNKKGKRK
- a CDS encoding expressed protein — protein: MSHSPSASPRLRPFAIPIRKPEETSNLQALPIDDRNDDTGCVKTRPQEESCHAPIPPEPCSPDLSKLKVTDDEEISPTRVQNLWSTPSKKKEEWTYQTPRRFSLASTPSTTPGLTSTPFTSRSSFTADSNNTPHTPYTPGFVGYRRHSDSSDELSCLSGKVSTSAGHSIETLGRYLLITQVPNEVSEFEFRDMIQSMADFKALIVKHLKSKGCIIIVFYDLRQNLKVYERLQEGPVTIGVAHPMVQLQCMPVSRDVVETVTGHGGAWDQVWKTSESTIKIEIKGGHPVTTEVMENVMQSIGDVRQIDPIGYDGREFAVDFYDTRDAAQSITDLNGRTAGQALLCVDYHDHRDKEYLYSRPSNNRAFSLGSAAYIPGCLSASRLESTSSDAFNLTRIADGNSDLRTPSNMALNTLRTDDFFSSHPSSLTPSKQSVAAPDFACSTSPSWSLDKSFFDYETPPRILSLSRRLSEAGTVQGLVNRADMAARARQKQGLGGHWDANDRKAIPEQNRVFPERIMAGLDSRTTVMVKDVPNKLSRQELVDILNRVVPGEFDFVYLRFDFKNCCNVGYAFVNFCSVQSLLRFIQARVGKKWNLFSSEKVLQVSYADIQGKLALINKFRNSAVMGVIEPWRPQIFYSSGTLKGQPEPFPDSDNLAVRERSGLSQTSIFSTQPSSLFHSQHRPYDYTSASFDHSF